DNA sequence from the bacterium genome:
ACAAATTTTTCTTCGCGTCCGCCGCGATAATGCCGTTCACGCCGTTCTTTTTCATTATCTCCAGAGCCTCGCCCAAGGTCGCCGTTTGTAAAATGGTGACGGGGTCATTGATGAAAATATTTTCCGCGCGCTTCACTTTTTTCACTTCCGCCGCCTGTTCCTCGATAGACATAAAGCGGTGGATGATGCCGATGCCGCCCTCCAACGCCATCGCTGTTGCCATTCTGCCTTCAGTCACCGTGTCCATGTTCGCGCTCACGATAGGAATGTTCAGTTTAATGTTCCGTGAAAGATTGGTGGTAATTTCAATCACTTTCCGCGTTTGAATATCGGAATAATGCGGCACGAGCAGCACGTCGTCGTATGAAAGCGCAAGCGGAAGCTCACCGTTTGTTACGTTTTTTGGCATAAAAAGAGTTTATTCGCTGAGCGAAGTCGAAGCGTTACAATAACTTCGGGAGATTACTCCTTCGGTTTCACTCTACCAAATTTCTCTCCTTTATGCTATAAAATGTAGAAGCGGATGGACGCGCCTGCCTGGCGGCAGGCAGGGAATGACGCGGAAAAAGCGGGCCTATAACATAATGGTAGTGTGCGTCCTTTGCAAGGACGAAGCGCCGGTTCGATTCCGGCTAGGTCCACAAATAATAAAACCCGCAGGTGCGGGTTTTATTATTTGTGGACGGAATCGAACGGGAAGGGGGTCGGGGAAACGGGAGTTTCCCCGTGGCGGAAGTATTGAAACCGCTGGGTTTCAAAGCGCAGCGAAGCGAGCAGTGAGACCTCCGGCTAGGTCCGCAACATTACACTTTCCCTTTCTCCAGCGCGCGGCGGGCAAATGCAGTCCAATCGGGAACTTTTTCGCCGTAAAGCACAGAGACGATCTCGTCGCGACCGTAGCCTTTCTTTTCCAGTGTTTCAATAGCGCCGATCCAGCGTTCAACATCTTTATCGTACTCCGCGCCGAATGCTTTTTCCACATACGGTTTCGCCTCGGAAGCGAGGGTAAGCAGTGGCACCACGTCGGACATCTTTTCTTCAGCCGGCGCTCCAGCTTCTTCTGCCGGTACGGTATCATAAATAATCGCGCTCATATTTTTTGTCATACTACCCGCAATCACTTTTGGCAATTCCGCGATCCGTTCTTTATAACGCGTCGCGTCGCGATACGCATACAACGACGTTTGCGTAAGCTGTTCTAAAATATACTTGAGCGATGACCCGTCTTTGTAATACGCAAGTATCTCGTCGCGCGCTTCATTATCAATACCTATAATGCTCCGCGCTGACCGCGCGAGCTCCGCCATGAGCATCTGTTTCGTTTCGTCTGGAGTTTTGGCGGCGCGCGCGGCGCGCGCCATAATTTCCGTTTCCGCGACCTTCCACGCAAGCGGCTCAAACAAGCGGTTCACGAGATGCTGTCCTTCATGCGTACGAATTGCCGCGCTGAGTTTTTCGTCAATCTCAACGCTCTTCTCGTGCGCTTTATAAGCAACGGCGACAAGTTCTTTGCCGTGATTGGTAACACGCGCCGCGGTATAGGTAAATGAAATAGTCGCGCGCGCGGCATCCGGCCCTTTTCCGCCTTGTACCACGTATTGGATAAGACCGTGACGTCCCCCACGCTCATCAAGCATCACGCCATGCCCATCGCTATCCCTTGTTGCCCGATATTGCAGGGTGCGAAGAACGACGCGCTTACCGTTGCGCTCCTCAATAAGTATGACTTGCGACGGACGCCCATCCGTTGCGCGTTCAACGACCTCAATAATAAATGTTCCCACGCCCAACACCTCAACCGCGACGGAAGTTGCGGCATCTTTCAATATAACGGATTCGGAACTCCCCTTTCCCAGCGCTCGCAAATGGTCCGTCGATTCTTCTTCACGATGCTCCGCCGTCACCACCGTGCTCGTGCGCTCTATCGCGACCGCGCTGTTTAATGCCTCAATCTTCGTTGCCCCTAGCGCCGCTCCAGCGGATTGCATTGCCTGCTTCCGCATCGCGGAAGTCAGCTTCGTTTCGTCGCCGCCCGTTTCATCAAAATCATACGCGAACGCATAATCATCATCGTCGTAACAACGCACATACAGCATCATCGGTTCCTTTATCACTTCAACTTTTCCCTGCGGCGCCCTTCCAAAACATGCTTCAAAAAGACGCTCGTCGCTCGGAAATTCTTTGCGATATTTTTCAACAGCGGAATGCTTCTTGCCGTACGCGGTAATCGCCTTCCAAAACCCTTCCAGCTGGGCGTGAGAAAAACGGTACTTAGGCGCGAACTCCAGCACTTGTTTGAAAAATTTAACGCCGTCCGCCTTAGGGTCCGCCTGCATCATCCGTTGAAGCGCGCGTATCGCGACACCGACGCCCTCCTTTTGCCGTACAAGCATTTCCTTCATTTCAGCCAACCGCTCCTTTGTCTCGCTGCGCCGATTCTCCGGCTCAGATTTGCCCTCTGGAATCCGCGGTCCGCGCGTAAGCCGAATTTTTTGCAGTTCGACGTCCACGTCAAACTGCTTATACCGCGGCATCGCGCTCTTCGGAAAAGAAAACACCTCGTCCTCATACGCGATCATTCCGTACTCCTTTTTCTTTCCCGCGCGGACATCACCCGCCGGTTGCGCCACAACGCGGACCATCGGCTCTTCTTCTTTCTTCTCCGGTTTTTCAGGCTCCGGAGGGGTAAATTTTTCAGGTGAAACCATAATACTATCCTATCAGTTTTTTTAAAAAGCGCTATTTATTCGTTGTCATTCCGGGCTTGACCCGGAATCCAGCCTTATCCGGTTTGTACACTCTGGATCCCCGCGTTCGCGGGGATGACGAGAAATCTGCTACAATAAAGAAATGTCAGCATCAAAAATAAAATCCACGATTGTTAAAGTTATGCCGGCGGTGGTTTCCATCATCATTTCAAAAACGCTTGAAGCGATTGAAAAGGAAATGCCGCCGGAACTCATGGGGCCGCTGCCGATGGGCGAAAACCCGATGGACATCGCGCGCGCGCAAGCCGACGAACGCGGAATGGTGAAAGTCGGCGGCGGCTCGGGATTTATTGCAACCCCGAACGGCATCATTTTAACCAACAAACACGTCGTTGTTGATCCGAACGCGGAATATACCGTTCTCTTAAACGACGGGCGCGCAATGAAAGCAAGCGTGCTCGCGCGAGACCCCATTGAAGACCTTGCCATCATCAAAATTGAGGCGACCGATTTGCCGGTTGTCGCGCTCGGCGATTCTTCAACGCTTGAATTAGGCGAGGAAATACTTGCCATCGGAAACGCGCTCGGCATTTTTCGTAATACCGTCTCTGCCGGCATCGTCTCGGGACTCTCACGATCCATCCGCGCCTCGGCTGACCCGCACTCCCCCGTTCAGGAACTCCGCGGACTTATCCAAACGGATGCGGCAATCAATCCGGGTAATTCCGGCGGACCGCTGGTCAATTTGGACGGTGAAGCCATCGGCATTAACGCTGCAATTGTGTTTGGCGCGCAAAATTTAAGCTTCGCCTTGCCCATCAACGCCGCGAAGCGCGACCTGCACGACCTGCAAACACACGGCCGCATTCTCCGGCCGTATCTTGGGCTGCGCTATATCATGATTGACGCGGGACTAAAAAATAAAATGTCGTTGCCAGTGGAACATGGGGCGCTTATCATGAGCCACGGGCCGAAAGACCGCGCCGTTGTTCCCGGAAGTCCCGCCGCGCGCGCCGGATTTTTGGAAAAAGACATTATCACCGAATGTGAAGGCAAAAAACTCGGCGAAGAACTGACCATTCAGGACCTATTGGAAACCAAAGAAGTCGGCGACATGGTGCGCTTCAACGTGCTACGAAACGGAAAGGAAGTAGAAGCGGTGGTGACACTCGCGGAGAGGAAGGGGTAGGGATAAGAATCTAGAATTTAGTATCTAGAATCTAACGAACATCTTGCTCCGTTTATTTTTTGCGTCCCGTTCTAGATTCTAGTCCCTAGATTCTAGCTTCTAATAGTTGTACTCATCCACGACTTCTCCGCTCGGAGCCACGAGCTGGACGATGTCGTGATATCGGTCAAAAATGACGCGCGTATTGCCGAACGAATCGCCCAACCAGACACGCACTTCGTTGCTCAAAAAATCGCTATCCGACTTGTGCCCGTTAAAGCACGACTGATAGTTTAGTGTTTGCAAAAATGCGTTGCAGGACGGGTTGTATTCAATCGGCGGCGTTGGCGGGGGCACGCGACAGGAGTTTAGGCTACGGATATAGTTCTGACACTCACCGGAAAGATAGCGCAGCGATGTGTAATCAATTGCCGGGCATGTGACCGGAAGCGATGGTGAAAAATTATTTGCCAAGGCGACATAGCCGATGCATTTGTTCAGCCGGAAATTTGTACCGACCGGCGAGGCGCTTGAATACATAATCACGCGATCGTTCGGACGAAGCACGATATCTGTTTCACTACCGGCTTCATAGAGTGGCGTGTAATATTGCAATGCCTTTGGGATAACAAGCGTGTCGGTTTTACTCCTGATTTTCCATCCGGTGATGTCAATAAATATGTCCGCCGCGGAGTACAGCGTCACCTCCGAGTGCGGGCGCGGATATGTGCCCTGCGAAACATTGCCGATACGTACTTTTTTTGCGTATGAAATCGGCTTTGGTGCCGGTGTGGGTTTCGGCGCGGACACGATCGTCGTCGCGGGCTTTCCACCGCTGCCGGTAGTCGCCGTCGGCGTCCCAACAGTCGTCGGATGTATTCCCGGAATTTGCACGGTGCGCTCCGGAACATTTAAAATGCGCGGGATTTTATCCAAGCCCAATAACTCAACGCGATTCTGATACATCACAAAAAGCACGGTGAGCCCCGCGAACATGATGACAAGACCAATAAGGCGGTGCATAAAAAAATTCCTAATTACTAATTACTATAATACTTACGCAGTCGGTGTCATTCCCGCGAAGGCGGGAATCCAGCGTATGCGGCAAAGGCCTAGATTCCCGCCTTCGCGGGAATGACAGTGGAGGTTAGAAATTCTCACTCTACCGTCACGCTCTTCGCGAGGTTGCGCGGAGTATCAACATTATATCCCTTCCCTACTCCTACAGCATACGCAAAAAGCTGCATCGGGACAACGTTCACCATCGGTTCAAGTTGCGTCACTGTCGGCGGCACATAAATCACATCATCCGCGAGTTTCCGG
Encoded proteins:
- a CDS encoding trypsin-like peptidase domain-containing protein — protein: MSASKIKSTIVKVMPAVVSIIISKTLEAIEKEMPPELMGPLPMGENPMDIARAQADERGMVKVGGGSGFIATPNGIILTNKHVVVDPNAEYTVLLNDGRAMKASVLARDPIEDLAIIKIEATDLPVVALGDSSTLELGEEILAIGNALGIFRNTVSAGIVSGLSRSIRASADPHSPVQELRGLIQTDAAINPGNSGGPLVNLDGEAIGINAAIVFGAQNLSFALPINAAKRDLHDLQTHGRILRPYLGLRYIMIDAGLKNKMSLPVEHGALIMSHGPKDRAVVPGSPAARAGFLEKDIITECEGKKLGEELTIQDLLETKEVGDMVRFNVLRNGKEVEAVVTLAERKG